One Lachnospiraceae bacterium C1.1 genomic region harbors:
- the trpE gene encoding anthranilate synthase component I yields MVRPSLEEVRTVAEEGKYKTFPVSAELLSDLRTPIEVLKILKNVSAHCFMLESAEAHERWGRYTFLGFDPKLLLTCRAGELSTGDLRMKTDRPEDAIRQILAEHKSPKVDYLPPFTGGLVGYFAYDYIKYAEPSLRLDAKDDEGFNDLDLMLFDKLIAFDNYRQKIILMVNIKLDNYESNYNKAVLELEEMKELIISGSPIKNSYGKLKSEVKSLFDKEAYCNMVNKAKEHIKEGDIFQIVLSNRLEADFEGSLLDSYRILRTLNPSPYMFYFSGNDMETAGASPETLVKLEDGILHTFPLAGTRPRGKTKEEDEALEKELLADPKEIAEHSMLVDLGRNDIGKISKFGSVKVEEAYAIQRYSHVMHIGSTVRGEIRDDADAMDAINAVLPAGTLSGAPKIKACQLINDMEDCKRGIYGGAFGYLSFTGNLDTCIGIRLAYKKNGKVFVRSGAGIVADSVPEKEYQECINKAAAVVKALEEAGKGECI; encoded by the coding sequence ATGGTAAGACCGTCTTTGGAAGAAGTAAGGACAGTTGCTGAAGAAGGAAAATACAAAACTTTTCCGGTGAGCGCTGAACTGCTCTCAGATCTGAGGACTCCGATAGAAGTCCTTAAGATACTGAAAAACGTTTCTGCACACTGCTTTATGCTTGAGTCAGCGGAGGCACATGAACGATGGGGACGCTATACTTTCCTTGGATTCGATCCGAAGCTTCTCCTGACCTGCAGAGCCGGGGAACTCAGCACGGGTGATCTGAGGATGAAGACCGACAGGCCGGAGGATGCGATAAGGCAGATATTAGCTGAGCATAAAAGTCCCAAGGTTGATTACCTTCCGCCGTTTACAGGTGGCCTCGTAGGTTATTTTGCATATGATTATATAAAATATGCAGAGCCAAGTTTGAGACTTGATGCAAAGGATGATGAGGGCTTTAACGATCTCGATCTGATGCTTTTTGACAAACTGATAGCTTTTGACAATTACAGGCAGAAGATAATCCTTATGGTAAATATCAAGCTTGATAATTATGAGAGCAATTATAACAAGGCGGTTCTTGAACTTGAGGAAATGAAGGAACTGATCATTTCCGGAAGTCCGATAAAGAATAGTTACGGCAAACTTAAAAGCGAGGTAAAATCGCTTTTTGATAAAGAAGCCTACTGCAACATGGTCAATAAGGCCAAGGAACATATTAAAGAAGGCGATATTTTCCAGATAGTCCTTTCAAACAGACTTGAAGCTGATTTTGAAGGAAGTCTTCTAGACAGCTACAGGATTTTGAGGACACTTAATCCTTCGCCCTATATGTTTTATTTCTCCGGAAATGATATGGAGACGGCGGGAGCTTCTCCGGAAACCCTTGTAAAGCTTGAGGACGGAATTCTCCATACCTTCCCGCTTGCAGGAACAAGACCAAGAGGGAAGACAAAGGAAGAGGACGAAGCATTGGAAAAAGAGCTTCTTGCGGATCCTAAGGAAATTGCAGAACACAGTATGCTCGTGGATCTCGGAAGAAATGATATCGGTAAGATAAGTAAATTCGGAAGCGTAAAGGTTGAAGAGGCTTATGCGATACAGCGTTATTCACACGTCATGCATATCGGCTCCACGGTAAGAGGAGAGATCAGAGATGATGCAGATGCGATGGACGCAATAAATGCAGTGCTTCCGGCAGGAACTTTGAGTGGAGCGCCTAAAATAAAGGCCTGCCAGTTAATAAACGACATGGAGGACTGTAAGAGAGGAATTTACGGAGGAGCCTTTGGATATTTAAGCTTTACCGGAAACCTCGATACCTGCATAGGAATCCGGCTTGCATATAAGAAAAACGGCAAGGTATTTGTAAGGAGCGGCGCCGGGATCGTTGCAGACTCGGTTCCCGAAAAAGAGTACCAGGAGTGCATTAATAAGGCGGCAGCGGTGGTCAAAGCCCTTGAGGAAGCCGGGAAAGGTGAGTGCATATGA
- a CDS encoding ATPase P: MLIRPIALASSELAGEELKEDKKKCIKIGPCGIGEKAFYMNSFFFDRVYYAEFTRIERVFKRIAMSKGGFSGKGLFASIPYLVVKFKDGSEKSCNFKYEEDVDIILEKIHQRFPEMPVHSKEAEKRLEEARKAEEARYLKNLSPEAEKSVELLKSAEKVMEKKGELSIRLAHDAKQKRTLDAINPTYRIFALAIFAAAVICAMFGIKMVAEQGFKTGGVYVLAGFAFIFFIVSANVLPSGRNNKKYGDDCYRNSLDEMEKYVSGIKDFPIPAAYAHPVVIERMIRVIREGRTEKVGEALEIVKTDLKALNPSVTVTQKEYDEVVVIKPMFTVNGYSA; the protein is encoded by the coding sequence ATGCTTATAAGACCAATTGCGCTGGCATCATCGGAGCTCGCTGGAGAGGAGCTCAAGGAAGATAAGAAGAAATGCATAAAGATCGGTCCCTGTGGGATAGGAGAGAAGGCTTTTTACATGAACAGCTTTTTCTTTGACAGGGTCTATTATGCAGAATTTACGAGGATAGAGAGGGTCTTTAAGCGTATAGCGATGAGCAAGGGCGGTTTCAGTGGAAAGGGCCTTTTTGCTTCGATACCCTATCTTGTGGTCAAATTTAAAGACGGAAGTGAAAAATCCTGCAATTTTAAATATGAAGAAGATGTAGACATCATTTTAGAAAAGATACACCAGCGTTTTCCTGAAATGCCGGTTCATTCGAAAGAGGCGGAAAAACGGCTGGAAGAGGCGAGAAAAGCCGAGGAAGCAAGGTATTTAAAGAACCTTTCGCCCGAGGCAGAAAAGTCGGTAGAACTCCTTAAGAGTGCAGAAAAAGTCATGGAGAAGAAAGGTGAGCTCAGTATCAGGCTTGCTCATGATGCTAAGCAGAAACGTACGCTAGATGCGATCAATCCGACTTACCGGATATTTGCGCTGGCTATTTTTGCGGCAGCAGTCATTTGTGCCATGTTTGGCATTAAAATGGTTGCAGAGCAGGGGTTTAAGACCGGAGGGGTATATGTACTCGCTGGCTTTGCCTTTATTTTCTTTATAGTATCAGCAAATGTGCTTCCGTCGGGAAGAAATAACAAAAAGTACGGCGATGACTGCTATAGGAATTCACTTGATGAAATGGAAAAATATGTATCGGGGATAAAGGACTTCCCCATTCCTGCGGCTTATGCACATCCGGTCGTTATAGAGAGGATGATAAGGGTCATCAGGGAAGGAAGGACCGAAAAGGTTGGAGAAGCCCTGGAGATAGTCAAGACAGATCTGAAGGCACTGAATCCGTCGGTTACGGTGACTCAGAAAGAATATGACGAAGTAGTCGTGATCAAGCCGATGTTTACGGTAAATGGCTACAGCGCATGA
- a CDS encoding carbon starvation CstA family protein, whose amino-acid sequence MISFFICLFILIAGYFTYGKFVESTFGPDDRETPAVAINDGVDYVVMPQWKLFLVQLLNIAGLGPIFGALTGAEWGPVVFLWITFGTIFAGGVHDYFSGMLSERSNGASIAEVTGNYLGETMKNIMRVFSVVLLVMVGTVFAVGPAGLIVVLLKNSGVTGIITMTPLWLAIIIAYYFIATFVSIDKIIGRIYPVFGICLIIMAVGVAFGTIIGGYTIPELWNNFGNMHPSGTPIWSFMFITVACGAISGFHSTQSPLMARCLKSEKQGHFVFYGAMVAEGIIALVWAAAGCAIYGGEGLLAAGGGNSTTVYEICSKTMGHVGVILAMLGVVACPITSGDTAFRSARLTIADWFKIDQDKALNRLKLCVPLLGVGAVLGFGNTFGFIDYSVIWRYFSWTNQTLAMIVLWSASMYLFVEKRNYWITVVPATFMSAVSITYFVMAPECLGLIPALKNNTMVAYPAGIIVAAAFLAMFISATKKHANNKKPGLSKA is encoded by the coding sequence ATGATTAGCTTTTTTATTTGTCTGTTTATTCTAATTGCCGGTTACTTTACTTACGGTAAATTTGTGGAGAGTACTTTTGGGCCGGATGACAGGGAGACCCCGGCGGTAGCTATCAACGACGGAGTTGACTATGTGGTAATGCCGCAGTGGAAGCTCTTTCTCGTACAGCTCTTAAATATTGCCGGACTTGGACCTATCTTTGGCGCGCTGACAGGTGCGGAATGGGGGCCGGTAGTATTTCTTTGGATCACATTTGGTACTATTTTTGCAGGAGGTGTTCACGATTACTTCTCCGGAATGCTTTCGGAAAGATCAAATGGAGCGTCCATTGCTGAAGTCACCGGAAATTATCTGGGTGAGACCATGAAGAATATAATGAGGGTATTCTCGGTTGTCCTGCTCGTTATGGTCGGTACAGTTTTTGCCGTGGGTCCTGCAGGGCTGATAGTCGTACTGCTGAAAAACAGCGGCGTTACAGGTATCATTACTATGACACCTCTCTGGCTTGCCATTATCATTGCATATTATTTCATTGCTACTTTTGTTTCCATTGATAAAATAATAGGCCGTATTTATCCCGTGTTCGGAATATGCCTTATCATAATGGCTGTTGGAGTTGCTTTTGGTACTATCATCGGCGGATATACGATACCCGAACTCTGGAATAACTTTGGAAACATGCATCCATCGGGAACACCTATATGGTCATTCATGTTCATAACGGTTGCCTGCGGTGCGATTTCAGGTTTCCATTCAACCCAGTCACCTCTTATGGCAAGATGCTTAAAGAGTGAGAAACAGGGACATTTCGTATTTTATGGAGCAATGGTCGCAGAAGGTATCATCGCTTTGGTATGGGCGGCTGCCGGATGCGCAATTTATGGCGGCGAAGGTCTTTTGGCTGCAGGCGGTGGAAATTCGACCACCGTATATGAGATCTGCTCGAAAACCATGGGACATGTCGGAGTTATACTTGCAATGCTCGGTGTGGTTGCCTGCCCGATAACTTCAGGTGATACGGCATTCCGTTCGGCAAGGCTTACGATCGCTGACTGGTTTAAGATCGATCAGGATAAGGCTCTTAACAGGCTGAAGCTCTGCGTACCGCTTCTTGGTGTCGGTGCAGTACTTGGATTTGGAAATACCTTCGGATTTATTGATTATTCTGTGATTTGGAGATATTTCAGCTGGACAAACCAGACTCTTGCAATGATAGTTCTTTGGTCAGCATCCATGTATCTCTTTGTTGAGAAAAGAAATTACTGGATCACTGTAGTTCCGGCAACATTTATGAGTGCTGTTTCGATCACATATTTTGTAATGGCTCCGGAGTGTCTGGGACTTATTCCTGCACTTAAGAACAATACCATGGTGGCTTATCCTGCAGGCATTATTGTAGCAGCGGCTTTCCTTGCTATGTTCATTAGTGCTACAAAGAAACACGCAAATAATAAAAAACCCGGATTGAGCAAAGCTTGA